In Clostridium sp. DL-VIII, the following proteins share a genomic window:
- a CDS encoding DEAD/DEAH box helicase family protein codes for MQYEELYQMYITLKKENEFLKNENKKMRELLESHGGIVNTEDEIIINEEMESYGDKRPIITEDNQIGKVSNMSTPKEKIHLFMSLFKGREDVYAKRFEKKDGKGGYSPVCMNEWKKWICNKPKIKCSQCENRKYSVLGFDEINRHLRGIEVLGIYPMLEDEKCFFLAIDFDDDGWEKDVTIIREVCKGKSIPFAVERSRSGNGAHVWFFFNESISAVIARKFGTAILTYAMDKRHEIKFKSYDRLFPNQDTMPNGGLGNLIALPLQKNSRGNNNSVFIDENFEPYSDQWLFLSTINKISKEDLDLYIIKLAVTNELGELMMIKNETVKPWDEVKEEPKLISSDFPDTVNIVIANMLYIHKKGFSNKVLNKIKRLAAFKNQEFYKFQAMRMNTFNKPRIISLSDETEDYLCIPRGCEDELLSLLSENNAYISLDNKTHPGKEIKVQFNGELRNEQVQAVEEMLKYNNGVLSATTAFGKTVIGANLISEKKVNTLIIVHTKQLLEQWIKRLNEFLIIDEVVIVEDNKKRGRNKIINVIGQLGGGKNRLSGIIDIATMQSLVREGEVKDLVKDYGMVIVDECHHVSAFSLEQILKNVYAKYVYGLTATPTRKDGHDPIIFMQCGPIRYKVDPIKQALKRPFEHYVIPRFTRFNIKNNIEKNQLTITDIYSQIVESHIRNKMIVEDVIECVKNGRNPIVLTERTAHVKMLSEELEKQLLDVITLTGAMADREKKKEMERLQAIPRERNFVIVATGKFIGEGFDESRLDSLFLAMPISWKGTLQQYVGRLHRLYENKYEVQVYDYVDMHVGVLEKMYQKRLKGYSAIGYWIKSDTKLSESINSIYNSKNFLTIYNNDVLSAKKELVISSPFISKISLTRLLENFKALLNTSVKIKIITRPEEDFNGASRENMKAIFEVLSKVGIDLVFKTNLYKKFAVIDNKVVWYGGINLLSYSNSEDSIMRLDNVEIANEILKDDDDEENEIPIQERFI; via the coding sequence ATGCAATATGAAGAACTGTATCAAATGTATATTACTTTAAAAAAAGAAAATGAATTTTTGAAAAATGAAAATAAGAAAATGCGGGAGTTGCTTGAAAGTCATGGCGGAATAGTTAATACCGAAGATGAGATTATAATTAATGAGGAAATGGAGAGTTATGGAGATAAAAGACCGATTATAACCGAAGATAATCAAATAGGTAAAGTGAGTAATATGAGTACACCAAAAGAAAAAATACATTTATTTATGTCATTGTTTAAAGGGCGGGAAGATGTTTATGCAAAACGCTTTGAAAAGAAAGATGGAAAAGGTGGATATTCTCCAGTATGTATGAATGAATGGAAAAAGTGGATTTGTAATAAACCTAAAATTAAATGTTCACAATGTGAAAATAGAAAATATTCGGTGTTGGGCTTTGATGAGATAAATAGACATTTGCGGGGAATAGAAGTTTTAGGAATATATCCGATGTTAGAAGACGAAAAATGCTTTTTTCTTGCCATTGATTTTGATGATGATGGATGGGAAAAGGATGTTACTATTATAAGAGAAGTATGTAAGGGAAAAAGCATTCCTTTTGCGGTAGAACGGTCAAGATCAGGAAATGGAGCTCATGTATGGTTTTTCTTTAATGAAAGTATAAGCGCAGTAATAGCTAGGAAATTTGGAACAGCTATTTTGACTTATGCAATGGATAAAAGGCATGAGATAAAATTTAAATCTTATGATAGATTATTTCCAAATCAGGATACCATGCCCAATGGTGGACTAGGTAATCTAATTGCATTACCTTTGCAAAAAAATTCCAGGGGAAATAATAACAGTGTATTTATTGATGAAAATTTTGAGCCGTATAGTGACCAATGGCTTTTTTTATCTACAATTAATAAGATATCTAAAGAAGATTTAGATTTATATATCATAAAATTGGCAGTGACAAATGAATTAGGCGAATTAATGATGATTAAAAATGAAACTGTTAAGCCATGGGATGAAGTAAAGGAAGAACCTAAATTAATTTCATCGGATTTTCCAGATACGGTCAATATAGTAATAGCTAATATGCTTTATATTCATAAAAAAGGATTTTCCAATAAAGTTTTAAATAAAATTAAAAGATTAGCTGCATTTAAGAATCAGGAATTCTACAAGTTTCAAGCAATGAGGATGAATACATTTAATAAACCACGTATTATTTCATTGTCAGATGAAACAGAGGATTATTTATGTATTCCAAGAGGATGTGAAGATGAACTTCTGAGTTTATTAAGTGAAAATAATGCATATATAAGTTTAGATAATAAAACACATCCAGGTAAAGAAATAAAGGTCCAATTTAATGGAGAACTTAGAAATGAACAGGTGCAAGCAGTAGAAGAAATGTTGAAATATAATAATGGAGTTTTATCAGCTACTACAGCTTTTGGTAAAACTGTTATTGGAGCCAATTTGATTTCAGAGAAGAAAGTTAATACGTTAATAATAGTACATACAAAACAATTATTAGAACAATGGATCAAGAGATTGAATGAATTTTTAATTATTGATGAAGTTGTAATTGTTGAGGATAATAAGAAAAGAGGAAGAAATAAAATTATTAATGTTATTGGCCAATTAGGCGGTGGAAAGAATAGATTAAGTGGAATAATTGATATCGCTACAATGCAATCACTAGTTAGAGAAGGTGAAGTTAAAGATTTAGTTAAAGATTATGGAATGGTTATAGTTGATGAATGTCATCATGTTTCAGCTTTTAGTCTAGAACAAATTTTAAAGAATGTTTATGCTAAATATGTATATGGGCTAACTGCAACGCCAACACGAAAGGATGGGCATGATCCTATTATTTTTATGCAATGTGGTCCAATTAGATATAAAGTTGATCCGATAAAGCAAGCTCTAAAGCGACCATTTGAGCATTATGTCATTCCTAGGTTTACACGATTTAACATAAAAAATAATATAGAAAAAAATCAGTTAACAATAACAGATATTTATTCACAAATAGTTGAAAGTCATATTAGAAATAAAATGATTGTTGAGGATGTAATTGAATGTGTAAAAAATGGGCGGAATCCTATCGTTTTAACAGAAAGAACTGCTCATGTTAAAATGCTTTCTGAAGAATTAGAAAAACAACTGTTAGATGTGATAACGCTAACTGGGGCAATGGCAGATAGAGAGAAGAAAAAGGAAATGGAAAGACTTCAAGCGATACCAAGAGAAAGAAATTTTGTAATAGTTGCAACTGGTAAGTTTATAGGGGAAGGTTTTGATGAGTCAAGACTTGATAGTCTTTTTTTAGCTATGCCAATATCATGGAAAGGTACATTGCAACAATATGTAGGAAGACTGCATAGGTTATATGAAAATAAATATGAAGTTCAAGTATATGATTATGTAGATATGCATGTTGGGGTTTTAGAGAAAATGTATCAAAAAAGATTAAAAGGGTATTCAGCTATAGGATATTGGATTAAAAGTGATACTAAATTGTCGGAGAGCATTAACTCAATTTATAATAGTAAAAATTTCTTAACGATATATAACAATGATGTTTTATCTGCTAAAAAAGAATTAGTTATATCGAGTCCTTTTATTAGCAAGATAAGTTTAACAAGATTATTGGAGAATTTTAAAGCGTTATTAAATACAAGTGTAAAAATTAAGATAATCACTAGACCAGAAGAAGATTTTAATGGTGCTTCTAGAGAAAATATGAAAGCTATATTTGAAGTTTTATCAAAGGTTGGAATTGATTTAGTATTTAAAACTAATTTGTATAAAAAGTTTGCTGTGATTGATAATAAGGTAGTTTGGTATGGTGGTATAAATTTATTAAGTTATAGCAATTCAGAAGATAGTATAATGAGGTTAGACAATGTTGAGATAGCAAATGAAATACTAAAAGATGATGATGATGAAGAAAATGAGATACCTATTCAGGAAAGATTTATATGA
- a CDS encoding NUDIX domain-containing protein: protein MELFSKPSASAIITKNVNSKKYILIQERFKENSALENGLLEIPGGKIREFENIYDCLRREVKEETGLDVIKIQGENNSTIIDYNEYKVLNYTPFTCDQNIKGYYPIMTETFICEASGTLLTCTDEAKNQRWISLEELSNLLQSNESRFYPMHIAALKKYSNIFNV, encoded by the coding sequence ATGGAACTATTTTCAAAACCATCCGCAAGTGCAATAATTACAAAAAATGTAAATTCTAAAAAATATATCTTAATTCAAGAAAGATTTAAAGAAAACTCAGCTCTAGAAAATGGATTGTTAGAAATCCCCGGAGGCAAAATAAGAGAATTTGAAAACATATATGATTGTTTAAGAAGAGAAGTTAAAGAAGAAACTGGCCTTGATGTAATTAAAATTCAAGGTGAAAATAACTCAACTATAATTGATTATAATGAATATAAAGTCTTAAACTACACCCCTTTCACTTGTGACCAAAATATTAAAGGATACTATCCAATAATGACTGAAACCTTTATTTGCGAAGCAAGTGGTACTCTATTAACGTGTACAGATGAAGCTAAAAATCAGAGATGGATTTCTTTAGAAGAATTATCTAACTTATTACAAAGTAATGAAAGTAGATTTTATCCTATGCATATAGCTGCATTAAAAAAGTATTCAAATATATTTAATGTTTGA
- the ispG gene encoding flavodoxin-dependent (E)-4-hydroxy-3-methylbut-2-enyl-diphosphate synthase codes for MKRNITRKIKVGNISIGGDSKISVQSMTNTDTRNINATVKQILSLEKAGCDIVRCAVPDIEAAEALKTIVNQINIPLIADIHFDYKLALEAINNGVAALRINPGNIGGIDRIKKVADAANSKAIPIRIGVNSGSLENDLLEKYNEVCPEALVESALRHVKILEDLNFYDICISIKSSDVNDTIKCNRILSRKVNYPIHLGITEPGTLWNGTIKSSIGIGTLLSDGIGDTIRVSLTSNVLDEVKVGRDILKSLGYINTGIDFISCPTCGRTQIDLIKIAKEVERRLAYCEKNIKVAIMGCLVNGPGEAREADIGIAGGKGEGIIFKKGKIIKKIKEDKLIDEFINEINKL; via the coding sequence ATGAAGAGAAATATTACAAGAAAAATTAAGGTAGGAAACATTTCTATAGGAGGTGATTCAAAAATATCTGTTCAATCTATGACAAATACAGATACTAGAAATATAAACGCAACGGTAAAGCAAATTCTTAGTTTAGAAAAAGCAGGTTGTGATATTGTAAGATGTGCTGTCCCTGACATTGAAGCAGCAGAAGCTTTAAAGACTATTGTTAATCAGATAAATATTCCTTTAATAGCAGATATACATTTTGATTACAAATTAGCACTTGAAGCTATAAATAACGGGGTTGCCGCATTGAGGATAAATCCAGGTAACATTGGAGGCATAGACAGGATAAAAAAAGTAGCTGATGCTGCAAATAGTAAAGCTATCCCCATTAGAATCGGAGTTAATTCAGGATCATTGGAAAACGATCTTCTAGAAAAATATAATGAAGTTTGCCCTGAAGCATTAGTTGAAAGTGCTTTAAGACATGTAAAAATATTAGAAGATTTAAATTTTTATGATATATGTATATCTATAAAATCGTCTGATGTGAACGACACAATAAAATGTAACAGAATCCTTTCACGAAAGGTTAACTATCCTATTCATTTGGGAATTACAGAACCAGGCACCTTATGGAATGGAACTATAAAATCAAGCATAGGCATAGGTACACTTTTATCTGATGGAATCGGCGATACCATAAGAGTTTCACTTACTAGTAATGTACTAGATGAAGTTAAAGTAGGACGAGATATCCTTAAATCTTTAGGATATATAAACACAGGTATTGACTTTATCTCCTGCCCTACTTGTGGTAGAACCCAAATAGATCTTATAAAAATAGCCAAAGAAGTGGAACGAAGATTAGCATACTGTGAAAAAAATATAAAAGTAGCAATAATGGGGTGTTTAGTAAATGGACCCGGTGAAGCTAGAGAAGCGGATATTGGTATTGCTGGTGGAAAGGGCGAAGGGATAATCTTTAAAAAGGGAAAGATCATAAAAAAAATTAAAGAAGACAAGTTAATAGATGAATTCATCAATGAAATTAACAAACTTTAG
- a CDS encoding LysR family transcriptional regulator — translation MNIDSLETFVVLAENGNFTKTAEQQYLVQSTISKRISELERFVGKELFLRDNKNVKLTKSGEAFLPYAKRMIMLKKDGIIKARAVGIYEDRLAVGLTDSIYKGGISNVLKKYYIMFPNIAIKLKVNHSEEIIRLLSDGILDIGFVYTKSKSNKFEIIDFFEDEIILVTSNKNEIGLKIDISYSELIDLPLLYTDLGEDFFTWLSKVYGDSPLLKFSTDENIYVTDFVKEGFGYAFVTKSSVIEELKNGELIHVKIKDATPPLRKIYMIINKNKSDSISVKSWLGMINQKN, via the coding sequence ATGAATATTGACTCATTAGAGACCTTTGTAGTTCTTGCAGAGAATGGTAATTTTACTAAAACTGCGGAACAACAATATTTAGTTCAATCAACGATTTCAAAAAGGATAAGTGAACTTGAGAGATTTGTTGGAAAGGAGCTATTTTTAAGAGATAATAAAAATGTGAAGCTCACAAAGTCTGGAGAGGCTTTTCTACCATATGCAAAGAGAATGATTATGTTAAAAAAAGACGGTATAATAAAAGCTAGAGCAGTAGGAATATACGAGGATAGATTAGCAGTTGGCCTTACAGATTCTATTTATAAAGGGGGAATTTCGAATGTTTTGAAAAAATACTATATAATGTTCCCTAATATTGCTATAAAACTTAAGGTAAATCATTCAGAAGAAATTATAAGGTTATTAAGTGATGGTATACTAGACATTGGATTCGTTTATACAAAATCTAAATCAAATAAATTTGAAATTATTGATTTTTTTGAAGATGAAATAATATTAGTGACAAGCAATAAAAATGAGATAGGATTAAAAATAGATATTTCATACTCAGAGTTGATAGATTTACCATTATTATATACAGATTTAGGAGAAGATTTTTTTACTTGGCTTAGTAAAGTATATGGGGACAGCCCTTTACTAAAATTTTCAACAGATGAAAATATATATGTGACTGATTTTGTTAAAGAAGGTTTTGGATATGCATTTGTTACTAAATCATCAGTTATAGAGGAATTAAAAAATGGAGAGTTAATTCATGTGAAAATAAAAGATGCAACTCCACCATTGCGGAAAATATATATGATAATAAATAAAAATAAAAGTGATTCAATTTCGGTAAAAAGCTGGTTAGGAATGATTAATCAAAAAAACTAG
- a CDS encoding type II toxin-antitoxin system Phd/YefM family antitoxin, which yields MQVNINNLVSISEANQNFSKVARMVDENGAAIILKNNAPRYVLIDYSKFQQDTIADDATVEEAANNILSKHLRAFEELAK from the coding sequence ATGCAAGTAAATATTAATAATTTAGTTTCTATATCTGAAGCTAATCAAAATTTTTCTAAAGTTGCAAGAATGGTAGATGAAAATGGCGCAGCAATTATACTTAAAAATAATGCACCAAGATATGTTTTGATAGATTATAGTAAGTTTCAGCAAGACACTATTGCAGATGATGCAACAGTAGAAGAAGCAGCAAATAATATTTTAAGTAAACATCTAAGAGCATTTGAGGAGTTAGCTAAATGA
- the fliB gene encoding flagellin lysine-N-methylase, whose amino-acid sequence MQKNVKMIYPAYIDKFQCIGGKCEDSCCIGWDIDIDKETFKKYHKVTDEAMKKMFQKNVHNNEYCTNKDLDYGRVKLSKTKRCPFLDDENYCLIQGKFGEDYLSSVCSQFPRVLNKVDNHYEISLDAACPEAARIILGSKEKIEFKESEKSLGKYIMSGVLDTRASEFKDTPIKYFKEIRDFSIKIIQNRNLKFSSRLYVLGNFLNELEDIESDEIKEFISEYDIENEAESYKRERMNYALQVSFLKNIIDSLDILNENDSYKFKMYTKELMQGYNIKDNEEAIENKEKYINAFEKYTEEYIESNSYIFESYMVNFIYNNLFPFSESDCMFDGYILLLFRYSLMRFYLVGKYIYNGKDSVEDMVEFIQVFAKAVEHDKNYRSQILEYIKENSYDNMEFAKMLL is encoded by the coding sequence ATGCAAAAGAATGTTAAGATGATATATCCAGCCTATATAGATAAGTTTCAGTGTATTGGAGGAAAATGTGAAGATAGTTGTTGCATTGGATGGGATATAGATATTGATAAAGAAACATTTAAAAAATATCACAAAGTTACAGATGAAGCAATGAAAAAGATGTTCCAAAAAAATGTTCATAACAATGAATATTGTACTAATAAAGATTTAGATTATGGAAGAGTTAAATTAAGCAAAACAAAAAGATGTCCGTTTCTAGATGATGAGAATTACTGTTTGATTCAAGGGAAATTTGGTGAAGATTATCTTTCTAGTGTTTGTAGCCAATTTCCTAGAGTACTAAATAAAGTAGATAATCATTACGAAATATCCTTAGATGCAGCATGTCCAGAGGCAGCAAGAATTATTCTTGGAAGTAAAGAGAAAATAGAATTTAAGGAAAGTGAGAAAAGTTTAGGTAAGTATATTATGTCAGGTGTACTTGATACTAGAGCATCTGAATTCAAAGATACACCTATAAAGTATTTTAAAGAGATAAGAGACTTTTCAATAAAAATAATACAAAATAGAAATTTGAAGTTCAGTTCTAGATTATATGTCTTGGGGAATTTTTTAAATGAACTAGAAGATATAGAAAGTGATGAAATAAAAGAATTTATAAGTGAATATGATATAGAAAATGAAGCTGAGTCTTATAAAAGAGAACGTATGAATTATGCACTTCAAGTTTCATTTTTGAAGAATATAATTGATTCTTTAGATATATTAAATGAAAATGATAGCTATAAATTTAAAATGTATACTAAAGAACTTATGCAGGGATATAATATTAAAGATAATGAAGAGGCAATTGAAAATAAGGAGAAATATATAAATGCATTTGAAAAATATACAGAAGAATATATAGAAAGCAATAGCTACATATTTGAAAGTTATATGGTTAATTTTATATATAATAATCTATTTCCTTTTTCAGAAAGCGATTGTATGTTTGATGGATATATTCTACTTTTATTTAGATATTCATTAATGAGATTTTATCTAGTTGGAAAATACATATATAATGGAAAAGATTCCGTAGAAGATATGGTAGAGTTTATTCAAGTATTTGCAAAAGCAGTAGAGCATGATAAGAACTATAGAAGCCAGATCTTAGAATATATTAAAGAAAATAGCTATGATAATATGGAATTCGCAAAAATGCTTTTGTAG
- a CDS encoding radical SAM protein — protein sequence MHYTGTIWRPPYEASSLLIEVTAGCTHHKCKFCTLYDDLPFKFRMSPLDDIEEDLLEVQAELSSWNSQKIDRVYLTGANPFVLKFQRLKEIAELIHKYLPDYKTIGCFSRVTDIDLKTDEELKALQDLGYDGITIGVETGDQRMLEFMNKGYAPEEIITQSHRLDVANIKYNYFYLAGISGSGRGKIGALETAKIFNQTNPHIIGSSMLTVYPESELYVEIQSGNWSEETEIEKLDELKTLIENLDIPVYFATLGASNAIFVQGQLPKDKDVMVKHLEKVCKTRSESELRHYRVQLKHL from the coding sequence ATGCATTATACTGGAACCATTTGGAGACCTCCATATGAGGCTTCATCATTATTAATTGAAGTTACCGCAGGCTGTACGCATCATAAGTGCAAATTTTGCACTCTCTATGATGATCTTCCTTTCAAATTTAGAATGTCACCTTTAGATGATATAGAAGAAGATCTGTTAGAAGTACAGGCAGAACTTAGTAGCTGGAATAGTCAGAAAATTGATCGCGTTTACCTAACTGGAGCTAATCCTTTTGTTTTGAAATTTCAAAGGCTAAAAGAAATTGCTGAACTGATTCATAAATATCTACCTGATTACAAGACAATAGGCTGTTTTTCTCGTGTTACTGATATTGATCTTAAGACAGATGAAGAGTTAAAGGCTTTGCAGGATCTTGGCTATGATGGTATTACCATAGGCGTGGAAACTGGGGATCAGAGAATGCTTGAATTTATGAATAAGGGATATGCTCCTGAGGAAATTATAACACAGAGCCACCGTCTGGATGTTGCAAATATCAAGTATAATTATTTTTATCTTGCAGGTATCTCGGGTTCAGGGCGGGGAAAAATAGGTGCATTAGAAACAGCTAAAATATTTAATCAAACAAATCCACATATTATCGGTTCATCCATGCTTACTGTCTATCCAGAATCTGAGCTGTATGTTGAGATTCAGTCAGGTAATTGGTCAGAAGAAACAGAAATAGAGAAACTAGATGAATTAAAAACACTCATTGAAAATTTGGATATTCCTGTATATTTCGCGACTCTAGGTGCATCAAACGCAATTTTTGTTCAAGGGCAGCTTCCAAAGGACAAAGATGTAATGGTTAAACACCTTGAGAAGGTATGCAAAACTCGAAGTGAATCTGAATTGAGACATTATCGCGTACAACTAAAACACCTTTGA
- a CDS encoding MBL fold metallo-hydrolase → MQKNIIKTLILIPIIFALCFSFIGINSYVTKDHLNNEGRVTFSKKFINNNWYSFDMSGKLQTGIYDYNNKKYYSTNEGIMVSNEWITIDSKKYYVKADHSLAVGNIIINGKMESFSDSGEYKGPGKMTDYLFIKFLSVGNADCSFIKLPNGETILIDTGDFNHSEKVISFLKEQDLKIKNGKPLIDYIVLTHPHGDHMGGLIPIFNNFQVNKVYLPKISKVTDWYADMDLTKETPYIIDSLKQDYDMYKDIVDYISENGIETTTIAKLLFIDANNILQFIQSDKDFEPRPIKGEHLIDYWNDKSAIIYLNYGNLHVLYTGDMQWRAEKDFVANKLLNGSEVNVIKVPHHGYDTSSTISFLRYVKPEFGVISRSAENINSDTSKSAYNNLISTGVTIYETSEKDGVSIYATEENWNLEN, encoded by the coding sequence ATGCAAAAAAATATAATAAAAACACTAATACTAATTCCTATTATATTTGCTTTATGTTTTTCATTTATTGGAATCAATTCGTATGTAACAAAAGATCATTTAAACAATGAAGGAAGAGTAACATTTAGTAAAAAATTCATAAATAATAATTGGTATTCCTTTGATATGTCAGGAAAGCTACAAACTGGAATTTATGACTATAACAACAAAAAATATTATTCAACAAACGAAGGTATAATGGTATCTAATGAATGGATTACCATTGACAGTAAAAAATATTATGTTAAGGCAGATCATTCACTTGCAGTCGGAAATATAATTATCAATGGTAAAATGGAGAGTTTTTCTGATTCGGGTGAATATAAAGGCCCTGGAAAAATGACAGACTACTTATTCATAAAATTTTTAAGTGTAGGAAATGCAGATTGCTCATTCATTAAACTTCCAAATGGAGAAACAATATTGATTGATACTGGTGATTTTAACCATTCGGAGAAAGTTATAAGTTTCTTAAAAGAGCAAGATTTAAAAATTAAGAATGGAAAGCCACTAATTGATTATATTGTACTTACACATCCTCATGGTGACCATATGGGTGGGTTAATTCCAATATTTAATAATTTTCAAGTCAATAAAGTATATCTTCCTAAGATTTCAAAAGTAACCGATTGGTATGCTGATATGGATTTAACTAAAGAAACTCCTTATATTATTGACTCACTAAAACAAGATTATGATATGTATAAAGATATAGTAGATTATATCAGTGAAAATGGAATTGAAACTACTACTATAGCAAAACTTCTATTCATAGATGCAAATAATATCTTACAATTTATACAATCCGATAAAGATTTTGAACCTAGACCAATAAAAGGTGAACACTTAATAGATTACTGGAATGATAAATCTGCAATTATATATTTAAATTACGGAAATTTACATGTGTTATATACTGGGGATATGCAATGGAGGGCCGAAAAAGATTTTGTCGCAAATAAATTATTAAATGGATCAGAAGTTAATGTAATAAAAGTTCCCCATCATGGATATGATACATCATCAACAATAAGTTTTCTTAGATATGTTAAGCCAGAATTTGGAGTTATAAGCAGATCTGCGGAAAACATAAATTCAGATACCTCTAAGTCTGCTTACAATAATTTGATTTCAACGGGCGTTACCATATATGAAACTAGCGAAAAAGATGGAGTTTCAATATATGCAACAGAAGAAAATTGGAATTTAGAAAACTAA